One stretch of Thermococcus sp. M36 DNA includes these proteins:
- a CDS encoding gas vesicle protein GvpD, whose translation MDVQRISTGISGLDRMLHGGLIAGRVYLVKGAPGTGKTTLAMHFAMAGVANGEDVLYVTLEEPADNIRVDMTRMGFNLRDPHFTLIDATPTVERYVLISDFFETFAENIEKMTDAIKKQFQEKRYSRIVIDPITMLKLTAAREIDYRRAFLSFIKTMMRLRTTVLLTSELEKTGIEEYLVSGVIELKTFELGGRLSRGVRITKFRGSGFDSATRPYEITSSGIVVYPDRTISLP comes from the coding sequence ATGGATGTCCAGAGAATATCCACGGGCATCTCGGGACTGGACAGGATGCTGCACGGCGGCCTCATAGCGGGAAGGGTCTACTTGGTCAAGGGGGCCCCTGGCACAGGGAAGACCACTCTGGCCATGCACTTTGCCATGGCCGGTGTGGCCAACGGGGAGGACGTGCTGTACGTTACACTCGAAGAGCCCGCCGACAACATCAGGGTGGACATGACGAGGATGGGCTTCAACCTCAGGGATCCCCACTTCACGCTCATAGACGCGACACCCACGGTTGAGCGCTACGTGCTGATAAGCGACTTTTTTGAAACGTTCGCGGAAAACATAGAAAAAATGACCGACGCAATTAAAAAGCAGTTCCAGGAGAAGCGCTACTCCAGGATAGTCATCGACCCAATAACGATGCTCAAACTGACCGCCGCCAGGGAAATAGACTACAGGAGGGCGTTTCTGTCCTTCATAAAGACGATGATGCGGCTGAGAACCACGGTCTTGCTGACTTCCGAACTCGAAAAGACAGGCATAGAGGAGTACTTGGTCAGCGGTGTGATAGAGCTTAAGACCTTTGAACTCGGGGGAAGGCTTTCGAGGGGAGTGCGGATAACAAAGTTCAGGGGCAGCGGGTTTGACAGCGCCACCCGGCCCTACGAGATAACCTCCAGCGGCATTGTTGTA
- a CDS encoding prolyl oligopeptidase family serine peptidase: MEDPYVWMENLEDERVLKLVEEENKRFREFIGKLSDELFPEVWKYYSMPTLTGARLTDKGVIAMFKEKDRQIIRWLGGEVIVDSKALERELGDEVLLQGFTADKEGKYLAYSFSIGGADEGITRIVDIETGEIIDEIKPSVWNITFLENGYYFSRFYRHGETPDGVKAPAVRLFWKDESGERMVFGEGLGSGYFISLRKSTDGRWAMLTVTFGWNRADIYIGPVEKPELWRKVYSAEVPAGPIDVVNGKLYVLTREGKGLGKVIAIEGENVTEVVPEGEFPLEWAVVVDGKILAGRLVHASHRLEVYSLDGEKLDGMTFDLPGSVYPLHTDGKKALLKYESFTVPYRLYEFDGELRIIEKQEIEGGFTVEEDFAVSGDGTRIHYFHVRGKEDKKRVWVFGYGGFNISLTPRFFPQVIPFLKRGGTFAMANLRGGSEYGEEWHRAGMRENKQNVFDDFIAVLGKLKAEGYRVAAWGRSNGGLLVSATLTQRPDVMDAAIIGYPVIDMMRFHKLYIGSVWVPEYGNPDDPKDREFLLKYSPYHNIDPDKSYPPTLIYTGLHDDRVHPAHALKFFARMKEVDAPVYLRVETKSGHMGASPKTRARELADLVAFVVRVLWP; this comes from the coding sequence ATGGAAGACCCGTACGTCTGGATGGAGAACCTTGAAGATGAGCGCGTTCTTAAGCTCGTCGAGGAGGAGAACAAGCGCTTCAGGGAGTTCATAGGAAAGCTGAGCGACGAGCTCTTCCCCGAGGTCTGGAAGTACTACTCGATGCCGACCCTCACCGGAGCGAGGCTCACAGATAAAGGCGTCATAGCCATGTTTAAAGAGAAGGACAGGCAGATTATTAGGTGGCTCGGTGGGGAGGTCATCGTTGATTCCAAGGCCCTTGAAAGGGAACTCGGCGACGAGGTTCTCCTCCAGGGGTTTACCGCTGACAAAGAAGGAAAATACCTCGCCTACAGCTTCTCGATTGGAGGCGCCGACGAGGGGATAACGAGGATAGTTGACATTGAGACAGGTGAAATCATCGACGAGATAAAACCCTCTGTGTGGAACATCACCTTCCTCGAAAACGGCTACTACTTCAGCCGCTTCTACCGCCACGGCGAGACTCCGGACGGGGTTAAGGCTCCCGCGGTGAGGCTCTTTTGGAAGGACGAGAGCGGTGAAAGGATGGTCTTCGGGGAGGGCCTCGGCTCCGGATACTTCATTTCGTTGAGAAAGAGTACAGACGGCAGGTGGGCCATGCTGACGGTAACCTTCGGCTGGAACAGGGCAGACATCTACATCGGGCCTGTCGAGAAGCCAGAGCTATGGAGAAAGGTTTACTCCGCTGAAGTCCCTGCAGGGCCGATAGACGTCGTTAACGGGAAGCTCTACGTCCTTACAAGGGAAGGAAAGGGCCTCGGGAAGGTCATTGCTATTGAGGGAGAAAACGTTACTGAGGTTGTACCGGAGGGAGAGTTCCCGCTCGAGTGGGCGGTTGTGGTGGACGGCAAAATACTCGCCGGAAGGCTCGTCCACGCGAGCCACAGGCTTGAGGTTTACTCCCTCGATGGGGAGAAGCTTGACGGGATGACATTTGACCTCCCGGGGAGCGTCTACCCCCTCCACACCGACGGGAAGAAGGCCCTCCTGAAGTACGAGAGCTTCACCGTGCCCTACAGGCTCTACGAGTTCGACGGGGAGCTGAGGATCATTGAAAAGCAGGAGATCGAGGGAGGGTTCACCGTAGAGGAGGACTTCGCGGTGAGCGGGGACGGCACGAGAATCCACTACTTCCACGTGAGGGGCAAGGAGGATAAGAAAAGGGTCTGGGTCTTCGGCTACGGCGGTTTCAACATCTCGCTCACCCCCAGGTTCTTCCCGCAGGTGATACCGTTCCTCAAGCGTGGCGGAACCTTCGCAATGGCCAACCTGCGCGGTGGTTCGGAGTACGGTGAGGAGTGGCACCGCGCCGGCATGCGGGAGAACAAGCAGAATGTCTTCGACGATTTCATAGCGGTTCTCGGCAAGCTCAAGGCCGAGGGCTACCGGGTTGCCGCGTGGGGAAGGAGCAACGGCGGCCTTCTCGTCTCGGCGACGCTCACCCAGAGGCCCGACGTCATGGACGCGGCCATTATAGGCTATCCGGTCATCGATATGATGCGCTTCCATAAACTCTACATCGGCAGCGTGTGGGTTCCCGAATACGGCAACCCCGACGACCCGAAGGACAGGGAGTTCCTCCTCAAGTACAGCCCCTACCACAACATTGACCCAGACAAGAGCTACCCACCGACGCTCATTTACACCGGTCTTCACGATGACCGTGTCCACCCGGCTCACGCCCTAAAGTTCTTTGCCAGGATGAAGGAAGTCGACGCACCGGTATATCTTCGCGTTGAGACAAAGAGCGGCCATATGGGTGCGTCACCGAAAACGAGAGCGAGGGAATTGGCCGATCTGGTGGCTTTTGTTGTGAGGGTTCTGTGGCCCTGA
- a CDS encoding GNAT family N-acetyltransferase, with the protein MIMRGRVAESEIPRFRHRWFGILEVEAGGEKYRLHMTGNVAQWFLTGDEVELEVLEEPRELEGVKVLDFDDYRLWRFYNGDKVLVWPLWEKDVEAERYSPLTGELLYTYKIRAREAKYESDFEAIAELEQYHYASQKEKVALWCCEKGHIFEANTKGACPVCGTEDVHILEIKGSTPASRFLILELVEREEYEPRILSYVRVDPPIPLMHRRLPNGEVEKNIREKVFPEEWFHPSFWPERIMKELYEELKKKYRRRVARSYLWEKAKWKALSETSTAGARIARVVVHPDYRSDGLGQLSVRAALEWIAERRIPEMRKRKHLVETIAQMARYNPFFEKVGFRFLWETASGRPVLFYPLTEKAVDYIERFLKEDPYAPKDGRLWRPSYGRVEPLAGPIVFKNVSKVFESELDINGLPEEIQGLLMAFGVKHRVIQRPVLRNLNFEIKPGELIAVVGASGAGKTTLLRLILGAANRWWEEKYRPTSGEIAVPDNVRAAVMIPGEFEPSFGSESILEHVYRKLKDLNAAVEVLNRTGLSDAVLYRARYSELSTGQKERARIASLLAEKPNLLLIDEFAAHLDTLTAMRVAKKVAQMIREAGITALIITHRPEVLKALDPDRVLFVGYGTARVQSKSEGPEAGRG; encoded by the coding sequence ATGATCATGCGGGGAAGGGTCGCGGAGAGCGAAATCCCCCGGTTCAGGCACCGCTGGTTTGGCATACTCGAAGTTGAAGCCGGGGGTGAGAAGTACCGCCTCCACATGACGGGCAACGTCGCCCAGTGGTTCTTGACGGGGGACGAGGTTGAGCTCGAAGTTCTTGAAGAACCTAGGGAGCTGGAGGGTGTCAAGGTTCTCGACTTCGATGATTACAGGCTCTGGAGGTTCTACAACGGCGATAAAGTCTTGGTCTGGCCCCTCTGGGAGAAGGACGTCGAGGCAGAACGCTACTCTCCCCTCACCGGCGAACTGCTCTATACCTACAAGATTCGCGCGAGAGAGGCAAAGTACGAGTCAGACTTTGAGGCCATAGCGGAGCTTGAACAGTACCACTACGCCTCCCAGAAGGAGAAGGTGGCCCTGTGGTGCTGTGAGAAAGGCCACATCTTTGAGGCCAACACCAAGGGGGCCTGTCCAGTCTGCGGAACTGAGGATGTCCATATTCTTGAAATCAAGGGCTCAACGCCTGCCTCACGCTTCCTCATCCTCGAGCTGGTCGAGAGGGAGGAGTACGAGCCGAGGATCTTGAGCTACGTCCGTGTGGATCCTCCGATTCCGCTCATGCACCGCAGACTGCCGAACGGCGAGGTCGAAAAGAACATCCGCGAAAAGGTCTTTCCTGAGGAGTGGTTCCACCCATCCTTTTGGCCAGAGCGCATAATGAAGGAACTTTATGAAGAGTTAAAGAAGAAGTACAGGAGAAGGGTCGCCCGCTCCTATCTCTGGGAAAAGGCCAAATGGAAGGCCCTGTCCGAAACCAGCACGGCGGGAGCGAGAATTGCCCGTGTTGTCGTTCACCCCGACTACCGCTCGGATGGGTTGGGACAGCTGAGCGTAAGGGCGGCGCTTGAGTGGATAGCGGAGAGAAGGATACCTGAGATGAGAAAGAGGAAGCATCTCGTCGAGACCATAGCCCAGATGGCGAGGTACAACCCCTTCTTCGAGAAGGTCGGCTTCAGGTTCCTCTGGGAGACCGCCAGCGGGAGGCCGGTGCTGTTCTATCCGCTAACTGAAAAGGCTGTGGATTACATTGAGAGGTTTCTGAAGGAAGATCCCTATGCCCCGAAGGACGGAAGGCTCTGGCGTCCGAGCTACGGTAGGGTCGAACCTCTTGCAGGCCCCATAGTGTTCAAAAACGTCTCCAAGGTCTTCGAGAGCGAGCTCGACATAAATGGTCTTCCGGAGGAGATCCAGGGTTTGCTTATGGCCTTCGGGGTAAAACACCGCGTCATTCAGAGACCAGTCTTGAGAAACCTCAACTTCGAGATAAAACCTGGCGAGCTGATAGCGGTCGTCGGTGCCAGCGGGGCCGGAAAGACAACGCTGTTGAGGCTCATACTCGGGGCGGCAAACCGCTGGTGGGAGGAAAAGTACAGACCGACGAGCGGGGAAATAGCAGTTCCTGACAACGTCAGGGCGGCCGTGATGATACCAGGCGAGTTCGAGCCCTCTTTCGGCTCAGAGAGTATTCTCGAACACGTTTACAGGAAGCTCAAAGACCTCAACGCTGCCGTCGAAGTTCTAAACCGGACCGGCCTTAGCGATGCGGTTCTCTACCGTGCCAGGTATTCAGAGCTGAGCACCGGGCAGAAGGAGAGGGCGAGGATTGCATCCCTCCTGGCAGAGAAGCCGAACCTCCTGCTCATAGACGAGTTTGCGGCGCACCTAGACACGCTGACTGCAATGAGGGTTGCCAAGAAAGTTGCCCAGATGATCCGCGAGGCCGGAATCACCGCCCTAATAATAACCCACAGGCCGGAAGTGCTCAAGGCCCTTGACCCCGACAGGGTGCTCTTCGTCGGCTACGGAACGGCCAGGGTTCAGTCTAAATCGGAAGGCCCGGAAGCGGGCCGTGGATGA
- a CDS encoding heparan-alpha-glucosaminide N-acetyltransferase, with the protein MFGSEVYTGGRYWEIDFLRGIGILMMVVSNFVTDLQLFLSYSGHQTFWLLFARTTAFIFVFISGLSFWISYSRTVMKTSRPYRKYFIRFLKLFGLGMLITAVTYIFLEGMTIHFGVLHLLGVATLLAIPFHRFEKWNFLWAALFILGSLFVRNLHDGLLLLPIGIMPEDYFTPDYFPIFPWFGVYLLGLAVGSIFYPGGSRKIEMGLPPSLLIHFLVFAGRHTLLIYIIHQPILVGLLRLIHGPLPGLPI; encoded by the coding sequence ATGTTCGGCTCTGAGGTTTACACGGGAGGCCGCTACTGGGAAATTGACTTCCTGCGCGGCATCGGCATACTCATGATGGTCGTTTCGAACTTCGTCACTGATTTACAGCTGTTTCTGAGTTATTCAGGGCACCAGACTTTCTGGCTGCTCTTTGCCAGGACAACGGCATTCATCTTTGTCTTTATCTCCGGGCTCTCTTTCTGGATAAGCTACTCGCGGACCGTCATGAAGACCTCCAGGCCGTATCGGAAGTACTTCATACGCTTCTTAAAGCTCTTCGGCCTCGGAATGCTCATAACGGCCGTGACCTACATCTTCCTCGAGGGCATGACCATACACTTTGGCGTGCTCCACCTCCTTGGAGTAGCGACTCTCCTCGCGATCCCCTTCCACCGCTTCGAGAAGTGGAACTTCCTGTGGGCGGCTCTGTTCATCCTCGGCTCACTCTTCGTGAGGAACCTCCACGACGGTTTGCTTCTCCTTCCCATTGGAATAATGCCGGAGGACTACTTCACCCCCGACTACTTCCCGATATTCCCCTGGTTCGGCGTCTACCTCCTCGGCTTGGCAGTCGGGAGCATCTTTTACCCCGGCGGAAGCAGAAAAATCGAGATGGGCCTTCCCCCAAGCCTCTTGATTCACTTCCTCGTCTTCGCGGGGAGGCACACCCTCCTGATTTACATCATTCATCAGCCCATCCTCGTCGGCCTGCTGAGGCTCATCCACGGCCCGCTTCCGGGCCTTCCGATTTAG
- the mrtA gene encoding CPBP family archaeomyxosortase MrtA, protein MEFRQNPYLLYVVSLPLILAVRYSDGGIFRWAFYNMLLYFAVPLALAVLMGFGREEVGVRLGWGEGYKWALILFLLTIPLSLYGTTVPEMKDYYPIFEYSSWGDFFVKELAVGAIMFAHEAFFRGILFFPLSKKNEWLTIIAQDIPYALAHIGKPPIEIPYSFVAGIIFAKMDLKSGSFLPSFLLHWLGSVLFDVLCVLL, encoded by the coding sequence ATGGAGTTCAGACAAAACCCCTACCTCCTTTACGTCGTCTCCCTGCCGCTCATCCTCGCGGTACGGTACAGCGACGGCGGAATCTTCCGCTGGGCGTTTTACAACATGCTCCTCTACTTCGCAGTTCCACTTGCTCTCGCGGTTTTAATGGGGTTTGGACGGGAGGAGGTGGGCGTCCGGCTGGGCTGGGGGGAGGGCTATAAGTGGGCGCTCATACTATTTCTGCTGACCATTCCGCTGAGTCTCTACGGCACGACCGTACCCGAGATGAAGGACTACTACCCCATATTCGAGTACTCCAGCTGGGGCGACTTTTTCGTCAAAGAACTCGCCGTTGGGGCCATAATGTTTGCCCACGAGGCCTTTTTCAGGGGCATACTGTTCTTCCCACTCTCTAAAAAGAACGAGTGGCTGACCATAATCGCGCAGGATATCCCCTACGCGCTCGCCCACATAGGAAAACCCCCGATAGAAATCCCCTATTCGTTCGTAGCGGGGATAATCTTCGCTAAAATGGATCTGAAGAGCGGGAGCTTTCTTCCGAGCTTCCTCCTTCACTGGCTCGGCTCAGTGCTCTTTGACGTTCTGTGCGTTCTGCTCTAA
- a CDS encoding peptidylprolyl isomerase, producing MMKVQKGDVIRLHYTGKVKETSEVFDTTYEEVAKKAGIYSEKGIYGPVPIAVGAGHVLSGLDEQLEGLEVGKKYEIIVPPEKGFGKRDPKLIKTFTLGQFRRQGIFPFPGMPVEIETESGRKLKGRVLTVSGGRVRVDFNHPYAGKHLIYEVEVIEKIEDPIEKVKALIELRMPMVDTEKVIIEVGEKDVTVDFGQLVEEVDRNTLVLGEILLESDLKFIGYEEVSFKPNVEELLKPPGEKGEEAVELEEEVSEPLVEKAEAAAEPAETETEEKPAEEMKEEPTGETAEETKEEVTTEEVAGEKTEKNEEKPKRKSTKGRKTRRTTTKKTTSKKKVKAAEEKKEESGEE from the coding sequence GTGATGAAGGTTCAGAAGGGAGACGTCATAAGGCTTCACTACACCGGAAAGGTCAAGGAGACCAGCGAGGTTTTCGACACCACCTACGAGGAGGTTGCCAAAAAGGCCGGAATATACTCTGAGAAGGGCATCTACGGTCCCGTCCCGATAGCCGTTGGCGCTGGCCACGTCCTCAGCGGGCTCGACGAGCAGCTTGAGGGCCTTGAGGTCGGAAAGAAGTACGAGATAATCGTCCCGCCCGAAAAGGGCTTCGGGAAGCGCGACCCCAAGCTCATAAAGACCTTCACCCTCGGCCAGTTCAGGAGGCAGGGCATCTTCCCGTTCCCGGGCATGCCCGTCGAGATAGAGACCGAGAGCGGTAGGAAGCTCAAGGGCAGGGTTCTCACCGTCAGCGGAGGCAGGGTCAGGGTTGACTTCAACCACCCCTACGCGGGCAAGCACCTCATCTATGAGGTTGAGGTCATCGAGAAGATTGAAGACCCGATAGAGAAGGTCAAGGCCCTCATCGAGCTCCGCATGCCGATGGTTGACACGGAGAAGGTCATCATAGAGGTCGGTGAGAAGGACGTTACCGTCGACTTCGGCCAGCTCGTTGAGGAGGTCGACAGGAACACCCTCGTCCTCGGTGAGATACTCCTGGAGAGCGACCTCAAGTTCATAGGCTACGAGGAGGTCAGCTTCAAGCCGAACGTTGAGGAGCTCCTCAAGCCGCCCGGGGAGAAGGGTGAAGAGGCAGTAGAGCTTGAAGAGGAGGTCAGCGAGCCCCTCGTCGAGAAGGCTGAGGCTGCTGCTGAGCCAGCGGAAACAGAGACCGAGGAAAAGCCTGCCGAAGAGATGAAGGAAGAGCCCACCGGGGAGACCGCTGAAGAAACCAAGGAAGAGGTAACGACTGAGGAAGTCGCCGGGGAGAAGACCGAGAAGAATGAAGAGAAGCCCAAGAGGAAGAGCACCAAGGGCAGGAAGACCCGCAGGACGACCACCAAGAAGACCACCAGCAAGAAGAAGGTCAAGGCCGCCGAGGAGAAGAAGGAAGAGTCCGGGGAGGAGTGA
- the cysS gene encoding cysteine--tRNA ligase: MAIRVYNTLTRQKEEFRPINEGEVRMYVCGPTVYDYTHLGHARTYIAFDVIRRYLEHRGYTVLMVMNFTDIDDKIIRRANETGEDPKELAEKFLKYFLEDMKALKVKPADIYPRVTEHIEDIIDFVRKLQEKGYAYEGSDGVYFEVRKFKDYGKLSKIKLDDLVKGARVEPGEGKKKPEDFALWKKAKPGEPKWSSPWGEGRPGWHIECSTMSTKYLGESFDIHGGGNDLIFPHHENEIAQTEACTGHEWVKYWMHTGFLMVNGEKMSKSLGNFVTIREMLQRYDPEVIRLFVLQRHYRSPLDYTEEGMEHARNNLERLYNTLENIRVAMERAEISFRWGSEEFETYEAIRDARKKFYEAMDDDFNTAEALKAVFEVSGAVNRYLSRVERPKESILRKAWEFFRIVSEVFGLFEDYFKEQKAGEEEALIELLIEVRAQLRKERNFALADKIRAELRELGIQLEDTPQGTIWKRVKV; encoded by the coding sequence ATGGCCATAAGAGTGTACAACACCCTGACCAGGCAGAAGGAGGAGTTCAGACCCATCAATGAAGGCGAGGTCAGGATGTACGTCTGTGGGCCAACCGTTTACGATTATACTCACCTCGGCCACGCCAGAACCTACATAGCCTTCGACGTTATTAGGAGATACCTTGAGCACCGCGGTTACACGGTCCTGATGGTTATGAACTTCACGGACATAGACGACAAGATCATCAGGCGCGCCAACGAGACCGGGGAAGACCCAAAGGAGCTGGCTGAGAAGTTCCTGAAGTACTTCCTTGAGGATATGAAGGCCCTCAAGGTCAAGCCGGCGGACATTTATCCCAGAGTCACCGAACACATTGAGGACATCATTGACTTCGTGAGGAAGCTCCAGGAAAAGGGCTACGCCTACGAGGGGAGCGACGGCGTTTACTTCGAGGTAAGGAAGTTCAAGGACTACGGCAAGCTGAGCAAGATAAAGCTCGACGACCTCGTCAAAGGCGCCCGCGTCGAGCCTGGTGAGGGCAAGAAGAAGCCCGAGGACTTCGCTCTCTGGAAGAAGGCCAAGCCCGGAGAGCCTAAGTGGTCTTCACCGTGGGGTGAAGGGAGGCCCGGCTGGCACATAGAGTGCTCCACGATGAGCACCAAGTACCTCGGCGAGAGCTTCGACATCCACGGCGGTGGAAACGACCTCATCTTCCCGCACCACGAGAACGAGATAGCCCAGACGGAGGCCTGCACCGGCCACGAGTGGGTCAAGTACTGGATGCACACCGGCTTTCTCATGGTGAACGGCGAGAAGATGAGCAAGAGCCTCGGCAACTTCGTGACGATTAGGGAGATGCTCCAGCGCTATGACCCTGAAGTAATCCGTCTCTTCGTCCTCCAGAGGCACTACCGCTCACCCCTCGACTACACGGAGGAGGGCATGGAGCACGCCAGGAACAACCTGGAGAGGCTCTACAACACCCTCGAGAACATCCGCGTGGCCATGGAGAGGGCGGAGATATCCTTCAGGTGGGGAAGCGAGGAGTTCGAGACCTACGAGGCCATCAGGGACGCGAGGAAGAAGTTCTACGAGGCCATGGACGACGACTTCAACACGGCAGAGGCGCTCAAGGCCGTCTTCGAGGTGAGCGGCGCGGTAAACAGGTACCTCAGCAGGGTCGAAAGGCCAAAGGAGAGCATCCTCAGGAAGGCGTGGGAGTTCTTCAGGATCGTCAGCGAGGTCTTCGGTCTCTTTGAGGACTACTTCAAAGAACAGAAGGCGGGCGAGGAGGAGGCTCTCATAGAGCTCCTCATAGAGGTGCGCGCCCAGCTCAGGAAGGAGAGGAACTTTGCCCTGGCAGACAAGATAAGGGCAGAGCTGAGGGAGCTCGGCATACAGCTTGAGGACACACCGCAGGGGACCATATGGAAGCGGGTGAAGGTCTGA
- a CDS encoding M20/M25/M40 family metallo-hydrolase, with protein MDVLELLAELVSFDTTNDPGKGIKPPKECPEFIRDTLQSWGIESELIEKNGYYALYGEIGEGEPRLLFMAHFDVVPVSREEWDTDPFELTVKGDRAYGRGSADDKGNVASIMLALRELSKTKLGGKILFTFTGDEEIGGAMAMHIAERLKEEGKLPEYMINADGIGMRPIIRRRKGFGIRISVPAEKILIRGVLKEKTFRINTPVVETRHAAYFLPGVDTHPMIALSHFLRNSGAFALSLEGKFLKGNVVPSEVTLRYLEPGEGEEVKADLGLTRLLKAVVPLVRAPVKPENYSDYGVSITPNMYSFENGRHVLRLDVRAMSRSEEEIESTIREVIEFNVPGAELEVRSNERAGYLFTHPREGIVRAMLDALEMFGVRAEPVEGPGAADSRFFTPYGVKAIDFGPRGGNVHGPNEYVEVSSLRVLPAVYREVALRLVRKV; from the coding sequence ATGGACGTGCTGGAGCTCCTCGCGGAACTCGTTAGTTTTGACACGACCAACGATCCGGGAAAGGGAATAAAGCCCCCAAAGGAGTGCCCCGAGTTCATCAGAGATACCCTGCAGTCATGGGGCATCGAGAGTGAGCTGATCGAAAAAAACGGCTACTACGCACTCTACGGCGAAATCGGTGAAGGGGAACCGAGGCTTCTCTTCATGGCCCACTTCGACGTTGTCCCTGTCAGCAGGGAAGAGTGGGACACAGACCCCTTTGAGCTGACCGTCAAAGGGGACAGGGCATACGGCAGGGGAAGCGCCGACGACAAGGGTAACGTTGCCTCAATAATGCTCGCCCTGAGGGAACTCTCAAAGACGAAGCTCGGTGGAAAAATCCTCTTCACCTTCACAGGGGACGAGGAAATTGGTGGAGCAATGGCAATGCACATAGCGGAGCGGCTTAAGGAGGAGGGGAAGCTCCCGGAGTATATGATAAACGCCGACGGCATCGGCATGAGGCCCATAATCAGAAGGAGGAAAGGATTCGGCATCAGGATTTCAGTTCCGGCCGAAAAAATCCTCATCAGGGGAGTTCTGAAAGAAAAAACCTTCAGGATAAACACCCCAGTCGTCGAGACGAGGCACGCGGCCTATTTCCTGCCGGGGGTGGACACGCACCCAATGATAGCCCTCTCGCACTTCCTGAGGAACAGCGGGGCTTTTGCCCTCTCACTCGAAGGTAAGTTCCTGAAAGGGAACGTGGTTCCCAGCGAGGTGACGCTCAGGTACCTCGAACCCGGCGAGGGGGAGGAGGTCAAAGCCGACCTGGGACTCACGAGGCTCCTGAAGGCAGTAGTCCCGCTCGTGAGGGCACCGGTAAAGCCGGAGAATTACAGCGACTACGGGGTTTCTATAACCCCCAACATGTACTCCTTCGAAAACGGAAGACACGTTCTGAGGCTCGACGTGAGGGCGATGAGCCGCTCGGAGGAGGAGATAGAAAGCACCATCAGAGAGGTCATCGAGTTCAACGTCCCGGGGGCAGAACTAGAGGTTCGCTCAAACGAGAGGGCGGGCTACCTCTTCACGCACCCCAGGGAGGGTATAGTTAGGGCAATGCTTGATGCTCTGGAGATGTTCGGGGTACGGGCCGAGCCGGTTGAAGGACCGGGGGCGGCAGATTCAAGGTTCTTCACGCCATATGGGGTAAAGGCAATCGACTTCGGCCCGAGGGGCGGAAACGTCCACGGTCCCAACGAATATGTGGAAGTAAGCTCCCTCAGAGTCCTGCCGGCGGTCTACAGGGAGGTCGCTTTAAGGCTCGTCCGAAAAGTTTAA
- a CDS encoding phosphoribosyltransferase, translating into MKKFPAYLASWDDIEKWAKEGAWKILENGWRPDVIVGLARGGWVAARLYCDYLGVKDLVSLKVEHWGVTATPDGKAKLKYGSNYSLEGKKVLIVDDISDTGESLTLAKNYVEDQNPAEIKVATLLTIRGSRFKPDYYGEEIDWAWIVFPWNFVEDMINLVNNLFEEREALTTDEIVELFKELHNLEVPKGKLEEALRMAERRKVFKFREGAWRKA; encoded by the coding sequence ATGAAGAAGTTTCCGGCTTATCTTGCTTCTTGGGACGACATAGAGAAGTGGGCGAAGGAAGGGGCTTGGAAGATACTCGAAAACGGCTGGAGGCCCGACGTCATAGTTGGCCTCGCAAGGGGCGGCTGGGTTGCAGCGAGGCTCTACTGCGACTACCTCGGCGTCAAGGACCTCGTCAGCCTCAAGGTCGAGCACTGGGGCGTTACCGCCACCCCGGACGGAAAGGCCAAGCTCAAGTACGGCAGCAACTACAGCCTCGAGGGCAAGAAGGTTCTCATCGTCGACGACATCAGCGACACCGGCGAGAGCCTCACCCTCGCGAAGAACTACGTTGAGGACCAGAACCCGGCGGAGATAAAAGTTGCCACGCTTCTAACCATCAGGGGCTCGCGCTTTAAGCCCGACTACTATGGTGAGGAAATCGACTGGGCCTGGATAGTCTTCCCGTGGAACTTCGTCGAGGACATGATAAACCTCGTCAACAACCTCTTCGAAGAGAGAGAGGCCCTAACAACCGACGAGATAGTTGAGCTGTTCAAGGAGCTCCATAACCTTGAGGTTCCCAAGGGCAAGCTTGAGGAAGCACTCCGCATGGCAGAGCGCAGGAAGGTTTTTAAGTTCCGCGAGGGAGCCTGGCGCAAAGCCTGA